In the Centroberyx gerrardi isolate f3 chromosome 9, fCenGer3.hap1.cur.20231027, whole genome shotgun sequence genome, one interval contains:
- the mrpl47 gene encoding large ribosomal subunit protein uL29m — MAATSAGRVLTLCKQFQSVFRISSTINPQHSALSLTKCQSHLYRQKSSLVAPSWHCHIGSVGQSRALHTTISRRGLDEFFDLPENWGETAVKSGAPWTAKLLRTKSSEDLHKLWYVLLKEKNMLLTIEQEARRQRVQMPSPERLRKIERSLIRLETVVKERENALRLLQTGQERGRPGAWRRNVFGQISWYRFREHVIPWYMNTRYKRRKFYTPKFVEPHVRLRIEKHLRAKSRKASLEKRKLDKIKEKFPLMKASS; from the exons ATGGCGGCGACCTCAGCAGGACGCGTTTTGACTCTTTGCAAGCAGTTTCAAAGCGTTTTCAGGATATCTTCAACGATAAATCCTCAGCACTCTGCTCTCAGTTTGACCAAATGCCAGTCTCATCTTTACAG GCAAAAGTCTTCCCTCGTTGCCCCGTCCTGGCACTGTCACATCGGCTCCGTGGGTCAGAGTCGAGCCCTGCACACAACCATCAGCAGGAGGGGACTGGATGAATTCTTTGACCTGCCTGAGAACTGGGGAGAGACCGCAGTGAAGTCAG GTGCACCATGGACCGCCAAACTGCTGAGAACAAAAAGCAGCGAAGATTTACACAAACTCTG GTATGTGCTCCTGAAAGAGAAGAACATGCTGCTTACAATTGAGCAGGAGGCAAGAAGGCAAAGAGTTCAGATGCCCAGTCCAGAAAGATTAAGGAAG atCGAGCGGTCTCTGATCAGGCTGGAGACGGtggtgaaggagagggagaacgcCCTGCGCCTGCTGCAGACGGGACAGGAGCGAGGCCGGCCCGGAGCCTGGAGGAGGAACGTATTTGGACAAATCTCCTG GTATCGATTCAGAGAGCACGTCATTCCTTGGTACATGAACACAAGATACAAGCGAAGGAAGTTCTACACACCGAAGTTTGTCGAACCACACGTGAG GCTCCGTATAGAGAAGCACCTTCGGGCGAAGAGCAGGAAGGCGAGCTTAGAGAAGCGAAAGCTGGACAAAATCAAGGAGAAGTTTCCTCTCATGAAGGCCTCCTCATGA